The following proteins are encoded in a genomic region of Gadus macrocephalus chromosome 19, ASM3116895v1:
- the alg10 gene encoding dol-P-Glc:Glc(2)Man(9)GlcNAc(2)-PP-Dol alpha-1,2-glucosyltransferase, translating to MERFEGYVFTALCSTNLLVSCLLLSTVTREQREPYMDEVFHVPQAQKYCQGRFNEWDPMITTLPGLYLVSVGVIKPLVWLAGLRGGVVCSTAMLRFVNLLFNGGNLYLLYLLTCKLHLREKSKSASRRVLSALSLSTFPVLYFFNFLYYTDAGSTFFILFAYLMTLYGCHKASALLGVCAVLFRQTNVVWVAFCAGTLLAGQLDEAWRTDGAKKRDERASPVPLSLAGARRVTRFLLDFLVSPPRAKALLLVAWPYAAAGAGFLAFVALNGGIVVGDRSSHEACLNAPQLFYFLSFALVFSLPATLCRHRLLRFLQALRRKPLLFLLLAAAGLLLVWNFTHVHKYLLADNRHYTFYAWQRVVQRHPLARYLLVPAYVFAGWHFLDALRSRSLFWTLALLVCVLAATVPQRLLEFRYFIVPYLVFRLHMPLPSLPRLLLELALHAAVNAATLYLFLARPFLWPGSEDTQRFMW from the exons ATGGAGCGGTTCGAGGGGTATGTGTTCACCGCTCTTTGCAGCACCAACCTCCTGGTCTCCTGCCTCTTGCTCTCCACGGTCACCCGGGAGCAGAGGGAGCCCTACATGGACGAAGTGTTCCACGTCCCGCAGGCCCAGAAGTACTGCCAGGGGCGGTTCAACGag TGGGACCCCATGATCACCACGCTGCCCGGCCTGTACCTGGTGTCGGTGGGCGTCATCAAGCCCCTGGTGTGGCTGGCAGGCCTCAGGGGGGGCGTGGTCTGCTCCACGGCCATGCTGCGCTTCGTCAACCTGCTGTTCAACGGAGggaacctctacctgctctacCTGCTCACCTGCAAGCTGCACCTCCGGGAGAAG AGTAAGAGCGCGTCGCGCCGCGTCCTCTCCGCCCTCTCCCTGTCCACCTTCCCCGTCCTCTACTTCTTCAACTTCCTGTACTACACCGACGCCGGCTCCACCTTCTTCATCCTGTTCGCCTACCTGATGACGCTGTACGGCTGCCACAAGGCCTCCGCCCTGCTCGGCGTCTGCGCCGTGCTCTTCCGCCAGACCAACGTGGTGTGGGTGGCCTTCTGCGCCGGCACGCTATTGGCCGGCCAGCTGGACGAGGCGTGGCGCACCGACGGCGCCAAGAAGAGGGACGAGCGGGCGTCGCCGGTGCCGCTCTCGCTGGCCGGCGCCCGGCGCGTGACCCGCTTCCTGCTGGACTTCCTGGTGTCCCCGCCCCGGGCGAAggcgctgctgctggtggcgtGGCCGTACGCGGCCGCCGGCGCCGGCTTCCTGGCGTTCGTGGCGCTGAACGGCGGCATCGTGGTGGGCGACCGCTCGAGCCACGAGGCCTGCCTCAACGCCCCGCAGCTCTTCTACTTCCTGTCCTTCGCGCTCGTCTTCTCGCTGCCCGCCACCCTGTGCCGCCACCGCCTGCTGCGCTTCCTGCAGGCGCTGCGCCGCaagcccctcctcttcctgctgctgGCCGCCGCCGGGCTCCTGCTGGTCTGGAACTTCACCCACGTCCACAAGTACCTGCTGGCCGACAACCGCCACTACACCTTCTACGCGTGGCAGCGCGTGGTCCAGCGCCACCCTCTGGCGCGCTACCTGCTGGTGCCCGCCTACGTCTTCGCCGGCTGGCACTTCCTGGACGCGCTGCGCTCGCGCTCGCTCTTCTGGACGCTGGCGCTGCTGGTGTGCGTGCTGGCGGCCACCGTGCCCCAGCGGCTGCTGGAGTTCCGCTACTTCATCGTGCCGTACCTCGTGTTCCGCCTGCACATGCCGCTGCCCTCGCTGCCgcgcctgctgctggagctggccCTGCACGCCGCCGTCAACGCTGCCACGCTCTACCTCTTCCTCGCCCGCCCcttcctctggcccggcagcgaGGACACGCAGAGGTTCATGTGGTGA